In a single window of the Gossypium hirsutum isolate 1008001.06 chromosome D02, Gossypium_hirsutum_v2.1, whole genome shotgun sequence genome:
- the LOC107909672 gene encoding EH domain-containing protein 1 isoform X9 codes for MSNLLRPDLKQVWTTADSKRQGFLGFKEFVFAMQLVSLVQEGHQISHDLLNGDVDFENIRPPVMEGLDTLIMRKKQSSKSSSLESNGSSSNQTSPASQLFSSKSSKKNRYLCPLRLQL; via the exons ATGTCAAATTTATTGCGACCAGATCTCAAGCAG GTGTGGACAACTGCTGATTCTAAGAGACAGGGATTTCTTGGTTTCAAAGAATTTGTTTTTGCTATGCAG CTGGTTTCGCTGGTGCAAGAAGGTCATCAAATATCACATGATCTCCTGAATGGTGATG TAGACTTTGAAAATATTAGACCTCCTGTAATGGAAGGCTTAGATACATTAATCATG AGAAAGAAACAATCTTCAAAGTCAAGTAGCCTTGAAAGCAATG GTAGTTCTTCAAATCAAACATCACCTGCATCTCAATTGTTTTCTTCAAAATCATCAAAGAAG AACAGATATCTTTGTCCTCTGCGACTTCAATTATAG
- the LOC107909672 gene encoding EH domain-containing protein 1 isoform X4, whose product MMDALLEMMQSSLLVWTTADSKRQGFLGFKEFVFAMQLVSLVQEGHQISHDLLNVDFENIRPPVMEGLDTLIMRKKQSSKSSSLESNGSSSNQTSPASQLFSSKSSKKISLSSATSIIDGLKRFYL is encoded by the exons ATGATGGACGCATTACTGGAAATGATGCAATCAAGTTTATTG GTGTGGACAACTGCTGATTCTAAGAGACAGGGATTTCTTGGTTTCAAAGAATTTGTTTTTGCTATGCAG CTGGTTTCGCTGGTGCAAGAAGGTCATCAAATATCACATGATCTCCTGAATG TAGACTTTGAAAATATTAGACCTCCTGTAATGGAAGGCTTAGATACATTAATCATG AGAAAGAAACAATCTTCAAAGTCAAGTAGCCTTGAAAGCAATG GTAGTTCTTCAAATCAAACATCACCTGCATCTCAATTGTTTTCTTCAAAATCATCAAAGAAG ATATCTTTGTCCTCTGCGACTTCAATTATAGACGGCTTAAAGAGATTCTACCTTTAG
- the LOC107909672 gene encoding EH domain-containing protein 1 isoform X5 — MMDALLEMMQSSLLVWTTADSKRQGFLGFKEFVFAMQLVSLVQEGHQISHDLLNDFENIRPPVMEGLDTLIMRKKQSSKSSSLESNGSSSNQTSPASQLFSSKSSKKISLSSATSIIDGLKRFYL; from the exons ATGATGGACGCATTACTGGAAATGATGCAATCAAGTTTATTG GTGTGGACAACTGCTGATTCTAAGAGACAGGGATTTCTTGGTTTCAAAGAATTTGTTTTTGCTATGCAG CTGGTTTCGCTGGTGCAAGAAGGTCATCAAATATCACATGATCTCCTGAATG ACTTTGAAAATATTAGACCTCCTGTAATGGAAGGCTTAGATACATTAATCATG AGAAAGAAACAATCTTCAAAGTCAAGTAGCCTTGAAAGCAATG GTAGTTCTTCAAATCAAACATCACCTGCATCTCAATTGTTTTCTTCAAAATCATCAAAGAAG ATATCTTTGTCCTCTGCGACTTCAATTATAGACGGCTTAAAGAGATTCTACCTTTAG
- the LOC107909672 gene encoding EH domain-containing protein 1 isoform X8: MMDALLEMMQSSLLVWTTADSKRQGFLGFKEFVFAMQLVSLVQEGHQISHDLLNGDVDFENIRPPVMEGLDTLIMRKKQSSKSSSLESNGSSSNQTSPASQLFSSKSSKKNRYLCPLRLQL; encoded by the exons ATGATGGACGCATTACTGGAAATGATGCAATCAAGTTTATTG GTGTGGACAACTGCTGATTCTAAGAGACAGGGATTTCTTGGTTTCAAAGAATTTGTTTTTGCTATGCAG CTGGTTTCGCTGGTGCAAGAAGGTCATCAAATATCACATGATCTCCTGAATGGTGATG TAGACTTTGAAAATATTAGACCTCCTGTAATGGAAGGCTTAGATACATTAATCATG AGAAAGAAACAATCTTCAAAGTCAAGTAGCCTTGAAAGCAATG GTAGTTCTTCAAATCAAACATCACCTGCATCTCAATTGTTTTCTTCAAAATCATCAAAGAAG AACAGATATCTTTGTCCTCTGCGACTTCAATTATAG
- the LOC107909672 gene encoding EH domain-containing protein 1 isoform X1 yields MMDALLEMMQSSLLVWTTADSKRQGFLGFKEFVFAMQLVSLVQEGHQISHDLLNGDVDFENIRPPVMEGLDTLIMRKKQSSKSSSLESNGSSSNQTSPASQLFSSKSSKKISLSSATSIIDGLKRFYL; encoded by the exons ATGATGGACGCATTACTGGAAATGATGCAATCAAGTTTATTG GTGTGGACAACTGCTGATTCTAAGAGACAGGGATTTCTTGGTTTCAAAGAATTTGTTTTTGCTATGCAG CTGGTTTCGCTGGTGCAAGAAGGTCATCAAATATCACATGATCTCCTGAATGGTGATG TAGACTTTGAAAATATTAGACCTCCTGTAATGGAAGGCTTAGATACATTAATCATG AGAAAGAAACAATCTTCAAAGTCAAGTAGCCTTGAAAGCAATG GTAGTTCTTCAAATCAAACATCACCTGCATCTCAATTGTTTTCTTCAAAATCATCAAAGAAG ATATCTTTGTCCTCTGCGACTTCAATTATAGACGGCTTAAAGAGATTCTACCTTTAG
- the LOC107909672 gene encoding EH domain-containing protein 1 isoform X3 has product MSNLLRPDLKQVWTTADSKRQGFLGFKEFVFAMQLVSLVQEGHQISHDLLNGDVDFENIRPPVMEGLDTLIMRKKQSSKSSSLESNGSSSNQTSPASQLFSSKSSKKISLSSATSIIDGLKRFYL; this is encoded by the exons ATGTCAAATTTATTGCGACCAGATCTCAAGCAG GTGTGGACAACTGCTGATTCTAAGAGACAGGGATTTCTTGGTTTCAAAGAATTTGTTTTTGCTATGCAG CTGGTTTCGCTGGTGCAAGAAGGTCATCAAATATCACATGATCTCCTGAATGGTGATG TAGACTTTGAAAATATTAGACCTCCTGTAATGGAAGGCTTAGATACATTAATCATG AGAAAGAAACAATCTTCAAAGTCAAGTAGCCTTGAAAGCAATG GTAGTTCTTCAAATCAAACATCACCTGCATCTCAATTGTTTTCTTCAAAATCATCAAAGAAG ATATCTTTGTCCTCTGCGACTTCAATTATAGACGGCTTAAAGAGATTCTACCTTTAG
- the LOC107909672 gene encoding EH domain-containing protein 1 isoform X6: MSNLLRPDLKQVWTTADSKRQGFLGFKEFVFAMQLVSLVQEGHQISHDLLNGDDFENIRPPVMEGLDTLIMRKKQSSKSSSLESNGSSSNQTSPASQLFSSKSSKKISLSSATSIIDGLKRFYL, from the exons ATGTCAAATTTATTGCGACCAGATCTCAAGCAG GTGTGGACAACTGCTGATTCTAAGAGACAGGGATTTCTTGGTTTCAAAGAATTTGTTTTTGCTATGCAG CTGGTTTCGCTGGTGCAAGAAGGTCATCAAATATCACATGATCTCCTGAATGGTGATG ACTTTGAAAATATTAGACCTCCTGTAATGGAAGGCTTAGATACATTAATCATG AGAAAGAAACAATCTTCAAAGTCAAGTAGCCTTGAAAGCAATG GTAGTTCTTCAAATCAAACATCACCTGCATCTCAATTGTTTTCTTCAAAATCATCAAAGAAG ATATCTTTGTCCTCTGCGACTTCAATTATAGACGGCTTAAAGAGATTCTACCTTTAG
- the LOC107909672 gene encoding EH domain-containing protein 1 isoform X7 yields the protein MSNLLRPDLKQVWTTADSKRQGFLGFKEFVFAMQLVSLVQEGHQISHDLLNVDFENIRPPVMEGLDTLIMRKKQSSKSSSLESNGSSSNQTSPASQLFSSKSSKKISLSSATSIIDGLKRFYL from the exons ATGTCAAATTTATTGCGACCAGATCTCAAGCAG GTGTGGACAACTGCTGATTCTAAGAGACAGGGATTTCTTGGTTTCAAAGAATTTGTTTTTGCTATGCAG CTGGTTTCGCTGGTGCAAGAAGGTCATCAAATATCACATGATCTCCTGAATG TAGACTTTGAAAATATTAGACCTCCTGTAATGGAAGGCTTAGATACATTAATCATG AGAAAGAAACAATCTTCAAAGTCAAGTAGCCTTGAAAGCAATG GTAGTTCTTCAAATCAAACATCACCTGCATCTCAATTGTTTTCTTCAAAATCATCAAAGAAG ATATCTTTGTCCTCTGCGACTTCAATTATAGACGGCTTAAAGAGATTCTACCTTTAG
- the LOC107909672 gene encoding EH domain-containing protein 1 isoform X2 gives MMDALLEMMQSSLLVWTTADSKRQGFLGFKEFVFAMQLVSLVQEGHQISHDLLNGDDFENIRPPVMEGLDTLIMRKKQSSKSSSLESNGSSSNQTSPASQLFSSKSSKKISLSSATSIIDGLKRFYL, from the exons ATGATGGACGCATTACTGGAAATGATGCAATCAAGTTTATTG GTGTGGACAACTGCTGATTCTAAGAGACAGGGATTTCTTGGTTTCAAAGAATTTGTTTTTGCTATGCAG CTGGTTTCGCTGGTGCAAGAAGGTCATCAAATATCACATGATCTCCTGAATGGTGATG ACTTTGAAAATATTAGACCTCCTGTAATGGAAGGCTTAGATACATTAATCATG AGAAAGAAACAATCTTCAAAGTCAAGTAGCCTTGAAAGCAATG GTAGTTCTTCAAATCAAACATCACCTGCATCTCAATTGTTTTCTTCAAAATCATCAAAGAAG ATATCTTTGTCCTCTGCGACTTCAATTATAGACGGCTTAAAGAGATTCTACCTTTAG